The genomic window agagttcaaagcgtcacttgttggtcattgggggcaacatacagagtatagggggatgctggtatttgggaattggttagcacataacatatacagtctgtaaggttcccccaatgcggggtgtatgGTGGGTTAGATCAagaagcagtaaggaagcagggagggtacatcgctcatacagtgggttacacgCAGTTATGGGTATAAGTAAGCAggccgggtaatggggacaggatgaccctcgcaTGGTGGAATCTAGTTCGGCAGGTTTAGGGCTTAGGGGATATGGTTCAGTAGGGGGGGTTTATAGACCTCCTCCCCCCCGTGGGTGCACAGAGCCACGCCGGCTCActcttggtattggcggtggctggtgatgtgctctgtgtaaatgtccctagaccaccgGATAGTGTACTACATCTACTACTTCCCCCCcaaccacaaggcttgttactctgtcaagaaagctgtcaggttggtttgacactatttgttcttgacaaatccatgcttttatcaccttatcttctaggtgtttgcaaactgattgcttaattattgctccattatctttccaggtatagaagttaaactgactgggctgtaattccccaggttgtccttatttccctttttatagatgggcactatatttgaccttttccaatcttctggaatgtctcctgtcttccatatGTTGAACCTTCTCTTTCACAGCATCCTGTGCTCCCTTCTCCCATTACATGTAAGCTCCATCGCATGTCATCAATTCACTTCTCCTCCCCTCAAAGTGAATTACAAGAGCCGGCTTCTTTTGGTTCCGCTTCTTTGTGGAACTATTACCAGGGACAAGTAGATGTTTATAAGGTTatagtcccattttacagttggggaaattgaggcagaacTATTGGGCATGTCACCCTTAAGTTACAGTGCCTACTCAGAAGTATAGTTCTTTGATTAAAGGCAGATGAACCTGACACAGGGCACTCCCTCTTATATAAGCAACTCAGCATACAAGGCCGAGAGGAAGCTTTGCTGGACAGGAGAATTTACCGAAAAATAGAATAAGCTGAAGttttaaaaagatttatttaaaaatattttcttctactTGTCTGAGTAACCAACATTAATGGGTCCAACCATATCTACAAAAAGACCTCTTGTGAATCAAGGACTTTCATCTAATAACATGGACCAGTTTTTTTTGGCGTGTAGGGAGAGGCTATGAAGCACCTTGTATCCTATGTCTGTCTGCACTTTGAATGTCAGCAGAACTGTCTGATCTGTTAAATCAGGATGTGGCTTTTTCTTTCATGGCAGCTTTATATTTGCCAGTCATCTCTTTAGGCAGCGGTACTAGACCAGGGCAGGGAATCTGGCcttcaatttcacacatacattCACGCAGGTGATATTTTTTGGATCCAAAGGTTGCAGGATGAGAGAGCTGCTTTTTCTCTTGCTCCTCTTTTTGTAGTGTTTCCCTGGAAGAGGAAAAACAATTAGCTGTTAAGAAGGCTGtatttcttcctctcctccacctgcccccccccccgcctaaaAAGAATGgtgatgcatttttttttcatacaCCAAAGGGCAGCATCTCACATAGTAATGGCTGCTAGCAGCCAAACAACCTTTCTAGGACTGACTTGTAGAAAGAATTCCCATCCACTTAGCCTGGAGCAGCTTTACTTTGTCAATAGCACATTTCTCTCAGCCACAGGGGGGGAGATCAGGTCCCCTTTCTTCTAAACCAgttggtacatcaactcatctacatatttgcctagttttacaacaggctacataaaaagcactagcgaaacGAATACAAATATTTCATAGacgatttgtttatactgctctgtgtactatatactgaaatgtaagtaccatattaatattccaattgattttataatatgGTTACAAATGAGAGTcagcatttttcagtaatagtgtgctgtgacactttttgtatttttatgtctgattttgtaagtttaagtgaggtgaaacttgggggtacacaagacaaaccagactcttgaaaggggcaTAGTAGtcaggaaaggttgagaaccattgttctAAACCTCCTGGTTTAAGAGGCCCTGTCCACTTTCAACCCATCAGCCAATGCTGTGACATTACAGTTCTATCAGAGAGGAGACAATGACTTCTCAGGTTGTGAAGTATGTTTACTTACTCGCTTTTACCCAAGATTTTTTTAACGTGCTCTACtatctctttgttgcttttatcttccacatcaaccaagactTGCTCACCGCTGTCTGTAGAGGAAAGAGGTACAGAATAGGTATCAGCAGGTGACTACCCAGAGGTGTCTACCATTTTGCATTAGACAGAGTAAATATTTGAAGGTGTAAAGCACCAGTAAGACTGTCCCAAGCAGTACAATGTGCTACCTGTTCCTTGGTCAGTAACCTCACTTTTGTATGCAGCTCTCAAGGGTACAAGCTACACTGTAAAAGGTGTCTTAGGGTGGGTGTTAGCAGGTAAAACGCAATTTGTTGTAAACATTATTCCTTTTTACAGAtagggcagagctaggaacagaacccaggtcctcCAAATCCCAATCTAATGcactatccattaggccacactgctTCCCTATAAATGGATCTCATGACCAGAAAGCAATGTGGGAAGCCACAGCCCTAATCCATCAATCCCACCTATTCCTATGGGCTCGTGAAAGAGAGCCACTAGACAGCTTTACAGATGCAGTGTATGTACGATGGGAGGTCCTTATTAAGGGTATGGCAGCGCTCTGAAgggcgagtgtggtcgcagcgccagcgctgggggagagctctcccagcgctgcacgtactccacatcctcatggggtttagtttgcgctgcagcactgtttacactggcgctttacagcgctgtatcttgcagtgctcaggggggtgtttttttccacaccccgagcgagaaagttgcagcgctgtaaagtgccagtgtagccaaggcctaagattaCCCTTGTAGTAGACTGTTACTGTTCTGCAGAACAAACCCCTACAGCTTAAAACAGTGACACTGAAGTGCAGTGAACAGGAAACACCTTAGAACTTCTTCTAAATATCAGCACAAGGGGTGAGCCAGCAAGTCTGTTAGAGCACCCGCTAGTTGTATAAGGTGCCTCAGGTCTTGGCTCTCTCGGCCCTTTTAAAGGGTGAGGCTGCAGTTACCCTACCATAAGAAGTCCTTGGCAGTGGCACCCCCATCTAAGGCAGCCAGGGCACCCAGTAGCTTATGGAGAGGAGAATCTGCTCCGTcaatttggggggcaggggaaggggtgccCAGCACTCCAAGATAAAGGCACTTACCTAAATAGAACCTGAGAAAGGGCGAAGGGGTCATGTTCTTAAACATCATGATCTGGACCCAGGGGTTTTTGTACTGAATCTGAGGGATGTTGAAAAACACAAATTTCCTAGGAGGGGAAAGAGCCAGAGTCTCTTTTAGCGAGCAAGTCAGTGTAAACGCACACAGCCCTTCTGAGGCCGGCAGCAACACCTGCCCCCCCGCAAAGACAGTGCAATTCACAGCCAGGGCGCGGTGCCCCAGGGATTAGGGGGGTGGTTAGCTCTGAAACCCCCCGGGCTGCACGCACTTGGTCCCCACCCCAGGGCCGGCGGTGGGCTAcccgcagcctcctctccccggAGCGGGGTGGCGAGGTCCCCGCCGCTGCACTCACCTGGCCCCCTCGCTCAGCTCCCCCCTGGTGTTGTAGTTCACAGTCATCACCTTCACCGCGCTCTTGAAGACGATCTCCCCCTGGGCCAGGTACTGCAGGGTCCTGCGGATGGGGAACCGGCCCTTCATCGGCATGGCTGCGGCTGGCGGGGGCACAGCACGTACGGGGAAAATTAAGCTGCAGGGCCCGGCGGGAAGCGGGAGGAAACACGTGCTCTCCGCCCCTGTCGCAGAGCGCTACGGGAGACGTAGTTTGGCTGCCCCAGGCTACGCGATTTGCAGGTGCAATGGTAGGaagaggaacagtgtgtgtgggagagaagggaaatAATGCGGGGACCGggcgagagggagggaggaagaataaaAGAATTGGAGGGATGGTGGGTAGAGAGCGGGCAGCCTAGGAGAAGGCTGCAGTCTGAGTCTCCTCACTGGCTCTCCTAATGCATCTGTTTGCTTAGTGTGGTGACCGGATAGTGCTGCTTAACTGTTTGCTGTGGGATTGATTCAGCTGCCTGTTCGTATTAACATCTCCTCTCATCAGTATTGCTTAGGTCACCAGGTGGGGCTCCATTGAGTTAACCCCAGGAGGAAGTTGAGTTGGTGGCCTTAAAAATATTGAAGAAAACATTATCCAGCCTGGTACTTGGGCAGCAGCGTTCCCCAGCTGCGGGAGTGAAGAGATTCCATGAAACTTCTGCTttgtttcttccttttgttttttccctttttttaaagtaagcttTAGTCCTCTTGGGTGTGaataaaagcttgaaaatgaaaTTTGTGCATCTAAGTGCTCAGAAATCCGAAGGCAAATAAAGAGCCTACAATTTATGATTTTAAACAAATCTTGTTACTTTTGAGCTATTGGCAGGACTAGTGTCTGTGTgtgcttgactcatgattttggaaaAGCTGGACTTGGCAATACTGATTTACTAGTATGGTTGTTAGGGTTCAGTAATTATTACTAGCAGTGGGTTGAAGAAAGGTGACTATAATCAGTGAAAACCACTGAAACATCAAGACCTTGTTTTAGAAGCCAACAGCATAAATCAGTGACAGGTTATGCATGTATGTAGTTAACGCTGAGATCAGGTTATGCATGTATGTAGTCAACACACTTGTTTATGGGGAGGTGATCTGTGATTAAAGCAGTATACTATGATTaaagtcaggacttctgggttcaattcctctcTCTGCTACTTACTAATTAGGTGTATGAACTGTTGAAACCACAGCTACTCTGTGCCCATTTCTCTACTTGCTTAGCTTGTGTGGTTGTGATCTACCTGTTCATAACACACTTTGCAGTTATGTAGCACTTTTTGTCCAACCATTTTGAAGTATTACTAATGTCTAGTAATTTAACTGTCAAAATTGGTGTGGAAAGGGATTTTATTCAATGTTATTTACACAATATGAACTTGAGGATTGATACCCTGATCCAGGAACATTTCCATAATTGGGTGTGGGCTACTGTTGAAGACCCAAGCTCCCACCTTTGCCTGCAGTGACTGTGCTACCACTAGGATTACAAGCATTTACATGCTATTACAGTCTATGTTCCCTTTGCATGGTTTAGAGTAACAGTAATTTTCCCAACTGAGGAGCATGTACTTCCTACTTCTACCTAGCACTGAGCATTAACCTTGGAAAACAGAGCTGGGAAAACCCTGCCATCAGGCGAAGTGCCAAGAGATTCCAGAGCCTGCAATAGGGGAAAGCTGAAATGAACAAGTTTATTATGTGCTAAATGTGGCCAACAGTCTATTTCTAGCAAACTCCAACTGAAAGGGCATGATAGTGAGAACACCCTGACCTCTGTTCCCATGAACTTTATACTTGGGCCAGATAGCTGAAAAATTCCAGTTCAACATGGGAAATTATGAGAACTTAAACCTTCAAGGGCTTTAGATAAAGAGACCAGCACCTTGAATGTCTGCTGTgtggattgctagtcagtgaagAGTTTAGCACAGAAGTTGTGAGTAGGACAAACAAGCAGGACCATACATAAAGTGAGCAGTAGCAATATTTTTCACAACCTGAAGCTTCTGAGTTGCCCTCAACATAGCAGTCCAGCTTTGAATAACAAAGGTACAGATGACTGTGGCTAGATCTACCTTGGAAGAAAGGAAGCAATATCTTGGTCAGCATAAGATAGATGATGGAGTTTCTAGCTTCTGCTGCTATTTGGGTTTGTATAAACAGAGTAAAGTCTGCAAGAATCACCTGAGATTGAGACCCATTTTATAAATGGCTGGGCAGATGCTTTCAACTAAGGAAGTGGTTATTGACTTCCCCAGATCAATCAGCAATTCACAGACTGAGCCTGAACTAAAAACCTGCCTTATATCCATGTCCCTGTCTTTGTCAGATATtgaaaaagagaaaggaaacagcTCCACTGCCATATGAAGAAACAGACATGGAGCTGAAGGTCCACTGCATATTGATTACCCCACAGACTATAAGCACCTCACAACCAGCCTATGTCTGTCCTGCTATTTTTTGAAGTGTTTTGAGATGTTAgcatgaaagatgctatataaagTCAAATCCCTTTCTATATGTCAATAGCGGTTATGAGCAACTAAATTTGCTATTACGCTAATCCATTATGGACAAGTTGGTTTAGGCTTAGAGGAAGAAAGCAGAGAACACTGATACATACACAATATTTTGCAATGATTGGACTAATTCTCTGCTTACAATGTAAATAAGGCAAATACAAGACTTGGGATCACAgcacaggagaggaaggatgcgGAATTATTTATGAGGAGATATAGCTTTAAGAAAGTTGGAAGAGAAATCTGAAGGAAAGAAAAGCCAGTTTGCAGCTAAAGTCAAGTACAGTGTCCCATGCATACCATGACAAAAGGCATGCAGTTGAATGGGAAAGGATGAGATGATAGAGGCAGGAGTAAGGGAAAACTAGAGAGAATTAAAgagaaatgaaagctgagataaaTGTAAAATCAAGATTAGGTAGGGCCTTGTAAATGAGGCCGAAGAGCTTGAATTTTATGGGAAGCCAAAGGAAAGATCAATGGAGGAGTTAACTTGGTTGGAGCAGGGGAATAGGGAAATTATTCTGGAAGCAGTGAGACCACTCAGTAAAAAGTAACAATCAAGGCAAGAGATGGATCAGGTTTCAGACAAGGATTTAAGCAATGGTTATATTACAAAAGGGGAGAAAtttgaatatattaaaaaatatgtTGACTCAGAATTTGTAAGGAGGACATAGATACCATAGTATGAAAGCCAACATAGGCAGAAGTGACAGGTGTTAAAGAGAAGGGAATTTGGAGAGAAGAGAGTCGAAGAGGGCACTGGGTATATGGATCAAGAGGAAAGTGAGGTTGCTGTTCAGTTtgaaaaaaatgtcagtttttgcTGTTTTCTATCATTCACTTGTGTGTCCCCTTCATAATAATGTCCTATTGATGCAAATTGGATTTTGAATACATGCAAGAGTCCagattttgcatttaatttctccCTTGCATTCATATGGCCACAAAAGGCTCAAAGGCAGCTTGTTGAATTTGTTCTTTTTTGAAATATctgacatttatttttgttagtGGCAAAACATACACCTCTGTCAAATACGAAAAATGAATTTTGTGCTCATAAAAGTGAGGGACGAATTATACTTGCAAGCCCAAGAAAAACCTTGGAgtctttgtggatagttctctgaaaacatctgctcaatgtgcagcagcagtcaaaaagctaacacAATATTAGGAATCACTAAcaaagggataggtaataagacagaaaatatcatgatgcCACTATCTGAATCCATGGTACAGCAACACCTTGACTGCTGCATGCAtttctggttgtcccatctcaaaagaagatacattagaattggaaaaagtacagagaagggcaacaaaaatgattggggtatagaatagcttccatacaaggagagattaaaaagactggaactatgCATCTTagaaaaagagacaactaaggggggatatggtagaggtccataaaataatgaatgatagGGAGAAGGTGAgtaaggaagtgtcatttacccCTCCACATAAGACAAGAACCAGcgctcacccaatgaaattaataggcagcaggtttaaaacaaacaaaaggaagtaattCTTCATACAACTCATTAGCAGGGGATGTTGTGACAGccaaaagaattagataattgcatggaagataggtccatcaatggctattagccaatatgGTAAGGGATGCTAGCtcatgctctgagtgtctctaaaccttcaactgccagaagctgggagtgtatGACAGggctcacttgataattgccctgttctatttattccctctgcagcatctggcattggccactgcgtgaagacatgatactgggctaggtagaccattggtctgacccagaatgccaattcttatgttcctaaggTTAAATATAACTCTCAATAAATAATCTCATATGTTTTCAGATGGGAACTCTGAGAAGCCACAGAAAGATGAATATCTTTAGTGTCAAATTTTGCTCAACTTGCTCATAGGCACGAGTAAGGTGAAGAGGATTTGGGCCTTTTTATTAGACTAGTTTAAATGACCACTCCAAAAGGATACTTTTATCCAATGGGGAGAAACTATCAATTGTTTCTTTCTGAAGACAGGCATGACGCTGATAAGATAAGTGACAGCCTGGCCAAGGCCATAAGTGTTAGCTAAGAACAGACAAACCCATAGTTAgaaaccagaccagctcacctgtgtgttagttttgttcaaaacaggtattagtcttataagaatatATTTAGagtttagactctatgaaatgttTCTAAGTTGCCGCGTCcattaatcttacttgtaatgtctgtattgcatgctacaaataaatataaaagttTGTTTTACAATTGTAAAAATGTCCGCTCTGAACTTATGAATTCAGATGAGAAGAGTGGCTTCCCTCACCCATCCAGGAGGACTATCAAAATATAAGTGGGCCATTGCAGGACAAAAACTTCGTTGATTGTCCCATCCACCCCTGGAGAAGTATGTTTAGAAGGCATCATCTCATTGGTGTGAATGCGGGAAGAGGAAAAGAATAATAGCTAACATGAAGGTTTTTCATcactttgctgtttggactctcacaaGGGCTGCAGCTAAGAAACAAAAAGGAGAGATTCCCAGGGTTGAGCTGGATTACAATCCTAAAAGGACATTCAATGCTGACAGATAACTACATCTCTGTCAGCTTTCAAATCATAGACAAACTAATTTGTGCCTATATGCtggcttgctttaacctgtaaataactctctgatTTCTTTCaactagttaataaacctttagctaGTTTATTGCAGGGTGTGGttacaggcattgtctttggtgtgagatgtAAGGCACAAATTGAACTGtgataagtgactggtctcttgggactggaagcaacctgaatattttgtgatttttggtgtaagtgaccactGAGTAGCAAGATAGACtagagagtctaaggggactgtctgtgactctctgataagactgttacagtgatctaggagctcacatttgttactgggttggtgaaatctaattatataaAACATACCAGCAGTTTGGAGTGTCTGCCCTAAGGTTATCACTCATGGTTGTGAGCCACTCCTGTGCGTGACAACAGGGAAGCAGGTAAAACTGAAATTTTGGCATGGATGTGAAATGATCACCTGTGattcaagaaaaaaataaagcatttgtAAAAATCAAAGATACATTTAGGTTTGTAATTCACTTTAATAGTATAAACCTCATTTCGGTAGTAGTATTAAGCCACAACAATATAATGCCACATTTAAACAGCATTTAATAAAATGCATAAGCTAATTCATGCACTGCAATACTCTATATACAAACACAACAATGCAAATTTCTCTTCATAACAACTGAAGACACTTATTAGATATAAAATTCAGATTAAAAAACTCatgctattatttttaaatgccatCACATGTACAAAGCTGATTTCACAAAGAAGCTGTGAGAAAGCAACagctttaacaggttttaaaccTGAAATTAATGTAATGGCATAAACAACAGTTTTCTAAACAATGAAGAAGAGAGGGTTACAAAAAATATCCCAAGGAACTATAGTAGACAATTCCTTTTGTAACAGAGGGAGTATTTTTGTAAGAGCTCATAGCTCATAGGTATGCCAAATACATACAATTACACAATGAAAAATGTGCAATTTTTCAATTATAAAAGTGTTTGAACACTGGCttacaatatattttaaagaacagATGGATTATAGGAAAAAATTCCAGACCTTGAACTTAATTTCATGGATGATAAAAAAACAAATATGCTCTATAAATAACATACTTTTCTAAAGCATTGCCCCACCTCTAACTTGAAATCTATTAattcccctttttaaaatctACAGTGAAAAACAAACTCTTTAAATGGATCTGTACTTGCTTTAGCAGTAATAGATGTTTCTAGGAACAGATTTTTATGTGCAATGAGCCAATTACTGAGAGGTGCAGAGCACCTGCAATGGGAATTGAAGCTGCTCAGCGCTTCTCAGAATTCGGCTGTCTCTGAACACTACAGGAAGCTGATTTCACACCTTGTAGTTCCTGCAAGATAGTACATAACATATTTCATCTATATTTATATTTAAGCACATTTTGTctttgaaaagagaaaaaattcaAACTTGTGAGTTCCATAACCCTTCAGTCTTAGAATATGGGCATTATTTTTTGAATTCACAGTTTAATTATTATTCTTTGAAATGGCTGCAATGCTGATCAACACCCCAATCCATTTCTTAACCttaaaacattttattgaaataaaaaagcatttaaaGACATTAAGGTTGCCATTctatttgcaacagaaaagcaagAATATTCAAACCTTATGATTGTCATGACACCAAAGGAGGGCCAACTTATGCAAGAAattctcccattgatttaaatgggcatTTTACATGCAGAAGGCCTCAAAAATTGGGCTTGAAATGTTAAAAAGATGGGTGTTTAACAGAGTCAATATCTGAAACAAAGTCTACATATGTTTATTAAACAGTATGGCAAAAAGGAACACATTCTTAGTATTCTTTACAGCAAAGACTTTACatccaaggccctgatcctgcaaaagctTATGCATGTGAGGCGTTCCCCTTGACTTCAGATGGCAATGGGAGTTGAGCACATGGAGTGCTCAAAGATTTGGGCCCAGGATACGTACAAAATTATTCTAAGGGAGAATATTTTAACCACTTAAGTTACTGAAAGGTCTTTAGATCTTGTTAATTTTCCTTTCAGCTAACTTGGATTTACATAAAAAGTCTTGTGCAAAAATAATTACATTAACCTCAGAACAAAATGAATGTCAGAAATTCTTTGTGACAAAGTTCAGTGCCTCTCATGTCTTTATCAGTAATAATAGTTCACTTTTCTGAGCATTTAATTTCCATAACTGGATGTTACTTGCATAGCTAACtgaagttgttttattttttacactattgaagaaaacattaaaaactgaaTCTCATATGGACAATTTTGTTCTCTTACCTATCTCTGACTGATCATTTTCTTCAGTCTGGTTTCCACTGATCTCTATTTTTATAGAAATAGAGCATGTGAGGGGACTGTTTCAGCACACTCCGCTCAGCCCTTCTGCGATAGAAACAAGGAATACAGTGTAGAGGAGTGTAGTCTAATTCTGGGGCTTACTCTAATTTAAATTTCCATATAATTGGATAATTTAGCATACTGATTATTAAAAAGATGGACATTTTACACCCCAAAGATGGGAGGCATTGTCAATGCAGAGGAGGATCGGAATATTGTACAGGAAGATACGGATGACCTGGAGgactggagtgacagaaatgggatgaaattcaataa from Gopherus flavomarginatus isolate rGopFla2 chromosome 6, rGopFla2.mat.asm, whole genome shotgun sequence includes these protein-coding regions:
- the MRPS25 gene encoding 28S ribosomal protein S25, mitochondrial, translated to MPMKGRFPIRRTLQYLAQGEIVFKSAVKVMTVNYNTRGELSEGARKFVFFNIPQIQYKNPWVQIMMFKNMTPSPFLRFYLDSGEQVLVDVEDKSNKEIVEHVKKILGKSEETLQKEEQEKKQLSHPATFGSKKYHLRECMCEIEGQIPCPGLVPLPKEMTGKYKAAMKEKATS